A single window of Leptospira inadai serovar Lyme str. 10 DNA harbors:
- a CDS encoding SDR family oxidoreductase, with translation MKLKGNTILITGGAGGIGLEMASRLLERENTVIITGRNREKLNRVKEILPKIHTIQSDVSSEKEIESLYQDMIERFPNLNVLINNAGVMRVVNFHETHSSLAEFTQEININLIGSIWMTKQFIPHLKKRPTGAIVQITSGLAFVPLPTSPIYCATKAALHSFVQSLRVQLKNTNLRVFEVAPPATQTEMLGQFESTDMKGVSIMKVEDMVRDTLKGIEKDSFEIRPGQSNQLKFMSRLAPDFILSQMSKSTDRMLAGSK, from the coding sequence ATGAAATTAAAGGGAAATACAATCTTAATTACCGGCGGAGCGGGCGGCATCGGGTTGGAAATGGCCTCGCGCCTTCTTGAACGCGAAAACACCGTTATCATAACTGGACGCAATCGAGAAAAACTAAATAGAGTAAAGGAAATACTGCCTAAAATTCATACTATTCAGAGTGATGTTAGTAGCGAAAAAGAAATCGAATCTCTTTACCAAGATATGATCGAACGTTTTCCTAATCTTAACGTGTTAATCAATAATGCTGGGGTTATGCGAGTTGTAAACTTTCACGAAACTCATAGTTCGCTCGCGGAATTTACCCAAGAGATAAACATAAATTTAATCGGCTCGATTTGGATGACAAAACAATTCATACCGCATCTTAAAAAGCGACCGACCGGAGCTATTGTACAAATTACGTCTGGTCTTGCTTTTGTTCCCCTGCCGACCTCTCCCATCTATTGCGCAACCAAGGCCGCGTTGCATTCCTTTGTGCAATCCCTTCGGGTTCAGTTAAAAAACACAAATCTTAGAGTCTTTGAAGTTGCACCTCCCGCTACACAAACGGAAATGTTAGGTCAATTCGAGTCTACCGATATGAAAGGCGTCAGTATTATGAAGGTGGAAGATATGGTCCGAGATACGTTAAAGGGAATTGAAAAGGATTCTTTTGAGATTCGTCCAGGCCAGAGCAATCAACTGAAATTTATGAGCCGCCTGGCCCCGGATTTTATTCTGAGCCAAATGAGCAAATCGACAGATCGAATGCTTGCCGGTTCGAAATAA
- a CDS encoding DoxX family protein: MKVLNFFLKIEDTEHPHRMIIRFLVGGVFLWEGIIKFLYANQGLGRFTKLGFPEPGVVSGFIGGLEIVGGLLLIAGFLTKPIGFLFVVEMIVAMIMTKVPLYFGTSPLAPPQAPPVLGIWAVLHEIRSEYAQALGSLYLVLAGPGRNSIDALLKRRADL, translated from the coding sequence ATGAAAGTATTAAATTTCTTTTTAAAAATAGAAGATACGGAGCATCCGCATAGAATGATCATCCGATTTTTAGTGGGAGGAGTTTTCCTTTGGGAAGGTATTATCAAATTTCTTTACGCGAATCAGGGTTTGGGAAGATTTACAAAACTTGGTTTTCCGGAACCGGGGGTCGTTAGCGGTTTTATCGGCGGATTGGAAATCGTAGGCGGGCTTTTGCTGATTGCGGGATTTCTGACGAAACCGATCGGTTTTCTTTTCGTCGTCGAGATGATTGTAGCGATGATTATGACCAAGGTGCCATTATATTTTGGGACTTCGCCCTTGGCTCCGCCTCAGGCTCCTCCGGTCCTCGGTATTTGGGCGGTTCTACACGAAATTCGATCCGAATATGCGCAAGCATTGGGATCTCTTTACTTGGTCCTTGCCGGGCCCGGACGTAATTCCATCGATGCACTTTTGAAGCGAAGAGCGGATCTGTGA
- a CDS encoding S8/S53 family peptidase, translated as MILRIKPVHDKREAQGIKKRIANSLAVPKALLFKTLAKQVWNYLAAYYSKKHDPEITVTVVDRFVYLQDQSLEYKRVSYNNNVTDLSSFALSALSHGSMVASLISDRVTGAAPGTLMIIRNLIKAPSLRQEYRNWISMWIDVLTEEDPIVTVSISFGGDRRSSTGEREELQKQYYEKISLIGQKNKSVLVSAVGNLGRPMDEVCEESTSPDCYDPTNNRDRVSLLGEGVFKNEKWIQAAEETGYPMHCAIQGLLEPTVCQLVRKEGSPLADDAEECDPSDQTGSRQKRGTGYQKADCEFTSGAKALLFKTLAKQVWNYLAAYYSKKHDPEITVTVVDRFVYLQDQSLEYKRVSYNNNVTDLSSFALSALSHGSMVASLISDRVTGAAPGTLMIIRNLIKAPSLRQEYRNWISMWIDVLTEEDPIVTVSISFGGDRRSSTGEREELQKQYYEKISLIGQKNKSVLVSAVGNLGRPMDEVCEESTSPDCYDPTNNRDRVSDPLIRVASLSEGSLGTGQIPQLAHFSNFGAGKIDIAAPGVNILVNRPDMNPVKQGLADRPTQWKIEVGEGTSYSAPLVAATLVQMKKCQPNATAQQLKAALLGNADKIDSLRDKVTEGRVLNSVKAISVFCAGREEL; from the coding sequence GTGATCCTTCGGATCAAACCGGTTCACGACAAAAGAGAGGCACAGGGTATCAAAAAGCGGATTGCGAATTCACTAGCGGTGCCCAAGGCATTACTGTTTAAGACTCTTGCCAAACAGGTTTGGAATTATTTAGCCGCGTATTATTCGAAAAAACATGATCCGGAGATTACCGTAACAGTAGTGGACAGGTTTGTCTATTTACAAGACCAATCTTTAGAGTATAAAAGAGTGAGCTACAATAACAATGTAACGGATCTCAGTAGCTTCGCACTTTCAGCATTATCTCATGGAAGCATGGTTGCGTCCTTAATATCTGATAGAGTGACGGGAGCCGCGCCCGGAACCCTTATGATTATACGTAATTTGATCAAGGCTCCTTCTTTAAGACAAGAATACAGAAACTGGATCAGTATGTGGATTGATGTCCTTACTGAAGAAGATCCGATCGTAACGGTTTCTATTTCATTCGGAGGAGATAGGCGTTCATCAACAGGGGAAAGAGAGGAACTACAGAAACAGTACTACGAAAAAATCAGTCTCATTGGACAAAAAAACAAGAGTGTTCTTGTCTCCGCCGTCGGAAATCTGGGTAGGCCCATGGATGAAGTTTGTGAAGAGTCTACAAGCCCAGATTGCTACGATCCGACAAATAATCGGGATAGAGTGTCGTTGCTGGGAGAAGGCGTCTTTAAAAACGAAAAATGGATCCAAGCAGCGGAAGAGACCGGATATCCGATGCACTGCGCAATACAAGGACTTCTGGAGCCAACCGTCTGCCAATTGGTCCGAAAGGAAGGAAGCCCGCTTGCGGACGACGCGGAAGAATGTGATCCTTCGGATCAAACCGGTTCACGACAAAAGAGAGGCACAGGGTATCAAAAAGCGGATTGCGAATTCACTAGCGGTGCCAAGGCATTACTGTTTAAGACTCTTGCCAAACAGGTTTGGAATTATTTAGCCGCGTATTATTCGAAAAAACATGATCCGGAGATTACCGTAACAGTAGTGGACAGGTTTGTCTATTTACAAGACCAATCTTTAGAGTATAAAAGAGTGAGCTACAATAACAATGTAACGGATCTCAGTAGCTTCGCACTTTCAGCATTATCTCATGGAAGCATGGTTGCGTCCTTAATATCTGATAGAGTGACGGGAGCCGCGCCCGGAACCCTTATGATTATACGTAATTTGATCAAGGCTCCTTCTTTAAGACAAGAATACAGAAACTGGATCAGTATGTGGATTGATGTCCTTACTGAAGAAGATCCGATCGTAACGGTTTCTATTTCATTCGGAGGAGATAGGCGTTCATCAACAGGGGAAAGAGAGGAACTACAGAAACAGTACTACGAAAAAATCAGTCTCATTGGACAAAAAAACAAGAGTGTTCTTGTCTCCGCCGTCGGAAATCTGGGTAGGCCCATGGATGAAGTTTGTGAAGAGTCTACAAGCCCAGATTGCTACGATCCGACAAATAATCGGGATAGAGTGTCGGATCCTTTGATCCGAGTTGCTTCTCTGTCTGAAGGCTCTTTGGGAACCGGTCAGATTCCTCAACTGGCGCATTTCAGCAATTTTGGCGCGGGTAAGATCGACATTGCTGCCCCGGGAGTAAATATATTAGTGAATCGTCCTGATATGAACCCAGTCAAGCAAGGACTCGCAGACCGTCCTACTCAATGGAAGATTGAGGTGGGAGAAGGAACTTCTTATTCCGCTCCTTTGGTAGCCGCCACATTAGTCCAAATGAAGAAATGCCAACCGAATGCTACGGCCCAGCAACTGAAAGCAGCTTTGTTAGGGAATGCGGATAAGATAGATTCTCTCAGAGATAAAGTAACCGAAGGACGTGTCTTAAATTCCGTTAAGGCGATCAGCGTCTTTTGTGCCGGAAGGGAGGAACTTTAA
- a CDS encoding glycosyltransferase family 2 protein, with the protein MNPTVSVILPTYNESENLPIAAERISESLSGFMHEIIVVDDDSPDRTWEVAEDLQKNLPQLKVIRRFTGKGLSSAVLTGMGMAKGDLFVVMDSDLQHDERILPEMIRSLNDRGNDLCLGTRYTNGGSTGKWSLFRVGISRFGNVLARRLIRQNVSDPMSGFFGIRKDVYSEVKNSINPRGFKILLEFLARGKEDLKVEEIPYTFRTRVHGETKLDNSVIRNFLLALLDIRFGEWISPTFLLYAMVGATGVIVNLGGFLIGEFLSMPDINTGISFLDPISSSVLLGIELSIISNFLLNNYFTFYERRYEGLRAIEGFAIFQAVSLFGLILQIEFYQLLHNRVFANYSFSAGIPIKLVCDLVSIGVAMLSNYFLNSNLTWMKTRRK; encoded by the coding sequence ATGAATCCTACTGTTTCCGTCATTCTTCCTACATACAACGAGAGCGAGAATTTACCCATCGCAGCAGAGCGCATCTCCGAATCCCTATCCGGATTTATGCACGAGATTATCGTCGTAGACGATGATAGTCCCGATCGTACTTGGGAAGTCGCGGAGGATCTGCAAAAAAACCTTCCTCAATTGAAGGTCATTCGGCGCTTTACGGGAAAAGGTCTATCTTCGGCAGTTTTGACCGGAATGGGAATGGCCAAAGGTGATCTTTTCGTTGTGATGGATTCGGATTTGCAACATGATGAAAGAATTCTACCGGAAATGATTCGATCTTTGAATGATCGCGGAAATGATCTCTGTTTAGGGACGCGTTATACGAACGGGGGCTCTACGGGGAAATGGTCTCTATTTAGAGTCGGAATCAGTCGATTCGGAAACGTACTGGCGAGGCGACTGATCCGCCAAAACGTTTCCGATCCGATGAGCGGATTTTTCGGGATTCGAAAAGACGTTTATTCCGAAGTCAAAAACAGCATTAATCCTAGAGGCTTTAAAATTCTTTTGGAATTTCTGGCCCGAGGAAAGGAAGATTTAAAGGTTGAGGAAATCCCTTACACATTCCGTACGCGGGTTCATGGAGAAACAAAACTAGACAATTCGGTAATCCGAAATTTTCTATTGGCTCTATTGGATATCCGTTTTGGAGAGTGGATCTCGCCGACTTTTTTGCTTTACGCGATGGTAGGAGCAACCGGAGTAATCGTAAATCTCGGCGGTTTTCTGATCGGTGAGTTCTTGTCCATGCCCGACATTAATACGGGAATATCGTTTTTAGATCCCATTTCGAGTTCCGTCTTATTGGGAATCGAGCTTTCTATCATATCCAACTTTCTGTTGAATAATTACTTCACGTTCTACGAAAGAAGATATGAGGGATTGCGTGCCATAGAGGGGTTTGCGATTTTTCAAGCTGTTAGCTTATTCGGTCTTATTTTGCAGATTGAGTTTTATCAATTATTGCATAATCGGGTCTTCGCTAATTATTCCTTTTCAGCGGGAATTCCGATCAAACTTGTGTGCGACCTGGTCTCCATCGGAGTCGCCATGCTCTCGAATTATTTTCTTAATTCCAACCTTACTTGGATGAAGACGAGAAGGAAATGA
- a CDS encoding glycoside hydrolase family 5 protein gives MSINQNKGISRIYTILLFLLITTSCSPDKAKFGPNLLGALSSLIGNLQGIGLGHSANHEQLYSITGTPLPSVPLSTNGRYIVDTTNNRFKLKAVNWYGASDTHFVVAGLDKQPISLIVSLIKEWGFNAVRLPFSNVMLHQATPVADADISANPHFSGLTPLQVYDQTVQALTDAGIVVVLNNHTTLAEWCCGFDYNGLWYHTGSSLAYNSSTDIWQADWLMMVNRYKNNKMVVAADLRNEVRTQRRGDSYIPDSPNWGSGDVNDWHKASQDLGGLITQSNPDLLIIVEGINWWGLIPILGSGERPHLKPIKGLPVHLPLSNKLVYSAHNYGYIGPNNNGDPKTSGNNITYNQMDPTTFRNTVYSEWGYVVDPELYYTAPVWVSEFGASPSTTNNQDKQWLQNLVDYLIEKDLDFAFWPLNGNDEWGLVSSDWSRTLKDDWRFAQLNRLLTYSGNQGQAVFAFHFSNLSIGGGNDNSSTLNNDWDNGANKGTCPDGFRLNGLSQDQRALCTDVTYGALWNSGRNFTVQAVNETNTRYHGTGDWAGGFTKYECPQNFYVSGFSKRWWGTSGILCAQSNRSLGNSCRTLWFDRGDNRTSSRGGDWASGSYKGQCDDGEYIGGIAQRNGSASALLCCL, from the coding sequence ATGTCTATCAATCAAAATAAGGGAATAAGCAGAATCTACACGATTCTTCTTTTCCTTTTAATAACTACCTCTTGTTCCCCGGATAAGGCAAAGTTCGGGCCGAATCTACTGGGGGCTCTTTCCTCCCTGATCGGAAATTTGCAAGGAATCGGATTGGGCCATAGCGCGAACCATGAACAATTGTATTCCATTACAGGAACTCCCCTTCCCTCGGTTCCTTTAAGCACCAACGGTAGATATATCGTAGACACGACTAATAATCGTTTTAAATTGAAAGCGGTCAACTGGTACGGAGCCAGCGACACTCATTTCGTCGTGGCTGGGCTGGATAAGCAGCCGATTTCATTGATCGTTTCTCTAATCAAAGAATGGGGATTTAACGCAGTTCGATTGCCTTTTTCCAACGTTATGCTGCATCAAGCGACCCCGGTTGCCGATGCGGATATTAGTGCGAATCCGCATTTCAGCGGCTTAACTCCTTTGCAAGTTTACGACCAAACCGTGCAGGCCCTGACCGATGCGGGAATTGTTGTGGTTTTAAATAATCATACGACCTTGGCGGAATGGTGCTGCGGATTCGACTATAACGGTCTTTGGTATCATACCGGTTCGAGTTTAGCCTACAATTCTTCAACAGATATATGGCAGGCCGATTGGCTTATGATGGTGAATCGCTATAAAAATAATAAAATGGTCGTCGCAGCCGATCTAAGAAACGAGGTCAGAACGCAAAGACGCGGCGATTCCTATATTCCAGATAGTCCCAATTGGGGATCCGGCGATGTGAACGACTGGCATAAGGCTTCCCAGGATTTGGGCGGGTTAATCACTCAAAGCAATCCGGATTTGCTCATCATCGTGGAAGGTATAAATTGGTGGGGATTGATTCCGATTTTAGGCTCCGGTGAACGCCCCCACCTCAAGCCTATAAAAGGTCTACCGGTCCATTTACCTCTCTCTAATAAACTCGTCTACTCGGCCCATAATTATGGCTACATCGGTCCGAACAATAATGGGGATCCAAAAACTTCCGGAAATAATATCACCTATAACCAAATGGATCCCACCACGTTTCGTAACACCGTATATTCCGAATGGGGATACGTGGTGGATCCTGAACTCTATTATACGGCTCCGGTTTGGGTAAGCGAATTCGGCGCCTCTCCTTCTACGACCAACAATCAAGATAAACAATGGTTGCAAAACTTAGTCGATTATCTGATCGAAAAGGATCTTGATTTCGCTTTTTGGCCCTTAAACGGAAACGATGAGTGGGGATTGGTTTCGAGCGATTGGTCTAGAACCTTGAAAGACGATTGGCGTTTCGCGCAATTGAATCGTCTATTGACGTATTCCGGTAACCAAGGACAGGCCGTTTTCGCCTTCCATTTTTCAAATCTATCCATCGGAGGTGGAAATGACAATTCCTCGACTCTGAACAACGATTGGGATAATGGAGCCAATAAAGGGACCTGCCCGGACGGATTTCGACTGAACGGACTCAGCCAGGATCAACGTGCTCTTTGCACGGATGTTACCTATGGGGCCCTTTGGAATTCCGGTAGAAATTTTACAGTGCAAGCCGTTAACGAAACGAATACAAGATATCATGGAACCGGGGATTGGGCGGGAGGTTTTACGAAATACGAATGCCCGCAAAATTTTTACGTTTCGGGCTTTTCAAAACGTTGGTGGGGAACTAGCGGTATACTTTGCGCACAAAGCAATCGTTCGTTAGGGAATAGCTGTAGAACCCTTTGGTTCGATAGAGGAGACAATAGAACTTCTTCCCGAGGCGGTGACTGGGCATCCGGATCGTACAAGGGCCAGTGTGACGACGGTGAATATATCGGCGGTATCGCACAAAGAAACGGCTCAGCGAGCGCCCTGCTCTGCTGTCTATAA